GGGCATGTAGACTACCTCAACACCCTCAGTGTGGAACTCATGTGGTTTGGGGGGTCCAGGGGCATTGTCCAAAAGCAGCAGAACCTTGAATGCCCTTCCCTTACTGGCAAGGTAAACACTGATGAAACCACTCAAGGAACAGTGTTCTCGTTGTCCAAACCTTCTTGTTGGGCATCCAGTAAACAGGCAACTGAAACTTATCTTTTCCCTTCAagattcctttcatctagctgccccctatgcctggaataaattacctgaatttgtctgtcaagccccttcccttatttaaaagcagactgaaaacccacctttttgatatagctttcaatccttaaccctactcctctgccttccaaaccagccagctgattaaccgttctccttaactgtatccaggacatcctgtttgtctgtcttgcctgtttagattgtaagttctttcgagcagggactgttttcttacgctttgtgactgtacagcgctgcatgcatctggtagcgctaaagaaataataGTAAGGTTCAGGGGTTCGCGGCTTTATAAATCAGTATAAGATTTTTCATATCGCCTACTGTATTTGCACAACGCAGCACGGTTAGTCTAAGCCTTACAGCCTGGTGCTCTTTTATCCTCTTTGCTAATGAAAGTCCTCTGTGGCATTCTCTTCCGAAATAGAGTGGTTTTATCAGCACTGAatgcctgaagttataatgccgttgtacaggtccatggtgagacctcatctggattactgtgttcagtattggaggccacattatcaaaaggttgtgaagagaatggaatcggttcagcgaatggccactaagatggtctcaggactcaaggatctcccatatgaagaacatctaagcaggctgcagttatattctctcgaacacagagagaggggagacatgatagagacattcaaatatcttataggccgtgctgaggtggaggaagatatctttttccttacaggtcccatggtaacaagaggacatctgctcaaactcaagggtggaaGACTTTATGGCGACATcaagaagtacttcttcactgaaagggtggttgatcgatagaatggtcttccacgtcaggtagttgaagccagcaacgtgctcgacttcaagaaacgatgggataaacatgtgggttcactccggggaaatgcttaggggagggttcttttaggggagggttctttgagtgggcagacttgttgtgtcgtcggcccttttctgctgtcatactctatgtattttctgctgtcatactgcATCTGCCAAGAGTCAGCTAGAGAGTTAGTTCCTTGCCACCTTCTCttcaataatttccttaaaagTGGCAGGGAACTAACTCTCTAGCTGTCTCTTGGCAGATGCTGCTTCTCCTATCACTTTCACATTACGTAggccagagtttctcaacttcttcaagccaagtatcccctaagtcttaacaaatatcaacagagcatccccacccaagctccgcccctatAATAATAGGTAAacctaaaattttaaaaacacaaagcacactgtatacagagaaaatgttaattattatttatatttggggttttttttcaaagaggtcaaggcagatgactttaaaatatgcaatgttacctcagtaacaactatagaaaaatagataaatatagtgcaaaattacagacagcagatataaattctcaaaactgaaacatttcgataactaaattgaaaataaaatcattttttctacctttgttgtctggtgatttcatgagtctctggttgcacttttgactgtgcatctaaaattttttttttctttctgcctcctacacgcttcctctcctccggacctcattccctttcccaaccaacatctctctctgtccctccatgagtccaacttttcttcctctttcctccaccccattggcaacatgtctctctctcactgtccttattccctcccttgctgcaaagggagtggggaaagagagagagagagatccagggtgcatctctcctactccgtctactaccacatccaacatttctccttcctttccatcagtccaacatttctttctctctgcctcctgcacgcttccccTCCTCCAgttttcattccctcccccaaccaacatctctctctatccTTCCATAAGTCCACCGTCTTATTTTCTGTCATCTCCCCCTTCTCCTGAGTGTGATATTTCTCCTACCCTCCTTTctaccctccccatccatctctccctctctctctctctccatgagtccaatactttctgcctcctgcacgctttttctctttctccaggcCCTTTCCCTCaagtgtgacatccctcctttccaccccccagtCCATTTCTCCCCAAccccattcacaacatgcactcTCCCCTTTCActatttctccctcttctccacacatgtccatttctccctctctcatcactctcactcatcctgcaacaattttccttccttctttccctcccccaaccccactcacaactaatatgctctctccccatgcactatTTCACCCTCCTCTCTAGCATGCAgcaccttcccctccccttctccttcaagtccagcagcacttttcccttcccttttctccccttTTACcaggtccagcaacacctcttctccctttccctcccccttgtccagcagcacctctccctctctccatgtccATCAATACGCCTTCTCCTTTCCCCCagcccttccccatgtccagcagtaccttttcccctgtccagcagtacctctcctctccctagcggcagctcattgtgtgcttttaacttccccacacagctgctgctagtgttagtttagctgtagttccatcaggcagcctcggggcctttgctaggccagcccatcTCCGATGATGCAACTGTATAGTTATGTTGTCTGGTACCCAGAAGCAGCTTCGAAGACTCTACATGTTACAAAACATGGCAGTTCGTCTGATTTTCAATTCAGAAAGATCAGACCAGATTACACCCTACTTTCATAAATTGCATTGGTTATCTGTGGAGGCATCTGTTTTGTATAAGTTAGATTGTTTTTGTAGTTGTAGTTGTTGTTTTTATTATAAGGCACTTCATGGTTTGCTGCCTGGTTATTTACTGGATCACTGTATTTAACAATTCTCTTTGCGAAATCTGGCATTCTTTGTTGTTCCCCCAGCCAGAGGGTGCATGTTTGACATTTCAGGGTAGATTGCTTTCTTACCAGGCAGCAAGTTGTGATTGGAAATTCTACATCTTATCTCCAGTTTAGAAAACTGCTTAAAACCTAACTTGATTAAGAAATTTTTagatgtgtggaggggcataatcgaaagggacgtctaagtccgttttcgtctaagtcgcaagtcatccaaagtaaaaaacagcctagggcacatttttgaaaaatacgtccaaaattttttttgtttcgaaaatcgtctaagtatacatcctgccaatctgatcgtccaagtcactaaatcatccatttttataccacattttcgtctaaattttcatccaagtcaaaaacacctagaacaagccctattggacatgggaggggtctgcaaagtgatggactgaacacccagacatggcacctaaatagtggggtaccttacagggcactgctgtgaacttcacaaaaagggtgccatggcttctcctcactacagctcccttataggtcatggtgagcccgccaaaccacctccagaatcccctagacccacatatctaccaccctaatagcccttaaggctgcaggagccacttatatgccagtaaaaaaggggtttgggggtgtataggggagtgcacatgtttaagtatcaatgcagtgattacaggggcttatgggcatgggtcctcctgtccatgagtccctaacccaccctcaagatggcttaagccgcttctgtgctggacgactaggctttcatatgccaggctgtcaggtgatgatggtctggaggctgaattttaaaggtgtgattaatatttttatgtgggtgggggggtcggttatcactggggtagtgtgtgggggtctgttttatgtgtttgcaatgcttatctggtgactttaggtggatttttgtgacttagaccatgttttagatagtctaagtcagtggcgtaccaaaggggggagaaggggcagtccgccccaggtgcacaccctaagggggtgcacagctggccacccaccggggaataggctgccactggggaaaggctgccactgccaccatcgggaacaggccggcgccgagttctccctccctgcttctcttccctgcgaggccgaccaactttcgccgcccgacgtcaattctgacattggagaggatgttctgggccagccaattgctgcctggctggcccggaacatcctctccgatattagaattgacgtcgggcggcgagagttggtcggccccgtggggaagagaagcagggcgaattcggcactggcctgttcctgatggcagcagtggcagcctttcccctgcggcggtggcagcagcatgtttcccaatggcggtggcatgggggaggacagggagaaagaaaaaaaaaaaaaaggaggggggacagggagccagaaagaaagaaaggggggggggacagggagccagaaaaaaagaaaaggagcagggtgaaacaaagaaagaaagggggcagggtgaaacaaagaaagaaagaaaaaaaaatggggcatgggagAGAGCgataaagacagacatagagaaagaaagggagcatggagagagaaagaaagaaggaggcagggtgaaagaaagaaagaaatggggcaaggagagagagagaaagacagatagagaaagaaagggggcatggagagagaaagaagggggcaggatgaaagaaataaataaatggggcatggagagagaaagaatgaagggggcagggtgaaagaaagaaatggaacacggagaaagagagaaagacagacatacagaaagaaagggggcatggagagagaaagaaagaagaaggcaggatgaaacaaagaaaaagttgggggagggaatgaggtctggaggagaggaagcatacaggaggctgaaagaagggaagaaatattggatgcacagtcagaagaataaagtgcaaccagagactgatgaaattatcaacaaaggtaggaaaaatgattttattttcaatttattgatcaaaatgtgtccattttgagaatttatatatgctgtctatattttgcactatggcctgcttttactaaaccgcaatagcggtttttagcgcagggagcctatgagcgtcgagagcagtgtagGGCATTcatcgcagctccctgcactaaaaaatgctgtcgtggtttagtaaaaagggagggggtatatttgtctatttttgtatagttgttactgaggtgacattgcataaagtcatctgccttgacctctttgaaaacccgcagaatataaatgataattaacattttctctgcgtacagtgtgctttgtgtttttaaaattttattgttggtagatcattttgacttggccacaaaggtaagggggagggagggaggggagctgctgaaagacatctagtaatccttgcaggcttgactgtgcagggaattatttttgtaaagtcatgttttgttatgtgactggcattatttagactttaatttctatgaacgaatagaatgaaaatgatataaaattgcttgtttttatgtgcgctgaaggaaagtggagagagtgggctgaggacgctgaagggaaatggggaagagagagtggggagaagaggctgatttataaattgacaattgtacagaatattgtttctttttatactttaatataataagttcaatataaaacaattcaaggcttgtgtggatggaatcaggtggtttgcggggatggggtccGAGCTTatagggattagtccaataaaatggtgttttcttatttctcattatttgttttatttttatttattaatttgtaaagtggtgattgttatgtatcagttttttcaaatttacatctactgtctttatattttgcacagtattagaggacaagtattactgtttttgtggtgtggtgttgcattgtatgcagagtctggtttcttggcagttcagtttaacttttgtctacatatttctatttttagtttgtgattattccatattgggcgagggtgtatctgtctgtgtgtatgaaagggacatggctttctaatagcatcgactgtacaggatcaattgactgtgcaggatctggcttgtttagttttacaatgtatgtgttggtgttctagtgctcactgcagtgtttaagatgctgccttttcctaggtacactcttgtgcgatatgtggattgttactaaatatCATATTTTTAATATAGATGAGGGAGGGGGGTCAATGGTCCctggatgtcacatatgctaggtacgccactggtctaagtcacaatgtccaagttccgtcgatcctgggctgtataactttcggttatacatgctgtacaactaagtctaagccggcccacatcccatcctcgacactcctcctgaaacgccctgtttagctttggtcgttcagcagcactatgaaggcctaggtcatttagaaatacgttcaaaacctgtttttattatcggaacttggacgtatttggacaatgttcatccaagtgccgacttaggccggtttttggacgtttttctctttcgattatgagcccaatagcatttaaatattaatttatgaTTGTTGATATATTAATTGTGTATGTTATACTTGTAATTCACTGTACATGAACAGTTTCTTTAATTGTTTGTTACCTgtattgaactgcaaggtattgcaggatagaaatacaattttatgtTAATTTATGTTATGATGAGCCAGTTCTGATTGAtcagcataaataaataaaatgaaattgtcaaaaaaaaatttctctagGCTAAAAAATTTAATTCcatatagaacagtggtctcaaactcaaaccctttgcagggccacattttagatttgtaggtacttggaaggcctcagaaaaaatagttaatgtcttattaaagaaatgacaattttgcatgaggtaaaactctttatagtttataaatctttccttttggctaagtcttaataataatattgtaatttatagctaaagagacatatgatcaagaaacttttattttacttttgtgattatgatagacataccgagggcctcaaaatagtacctggcaggctgcgagtttgagaccactgatatagaatgAATCTCTTCATAGATGTAGTTTAATTTCTTGTCCTTGATGTATTCATTGTtattcttggatttttttttttcatttcagatCTCCACCACTGGATTATCCCCTTTTGTCCCTACTCTTTCACTTTGGTCCACTGCCCTTTGATTTCTTCTCCTCTTATTGTGGATGCCATGGCCATCAACGCAGGAGTGGAGTTTAAGGAAGAGGTTCAGGACCGGGGTCCTTCTCCCCTGGCAACCTCTGAGGCTGAAGGCCCACTTGAAACAGCGACCACAAGTGCAATCACCATTGAAGAAGAATCAAAGCAACAACAGAATGGAGACCTCATCCTTCCCAAATCTGGCTCTACTGACAATATTGCAGAAACCTCCATCACCAAATCCGCCTCCCCAAAGGGCCATGCCACAGCCAATGGGGGGCCTCAATCACCCAGCCTGACAGGATCCCTGGGGCACTTGCCCGCAGCTGCTCACAACTCTCCAAGACCCAGCCTGTGCCGACAACCATCTACAATCACAGCAGAGGGCCATGCGCCAGAGAAGCCCAAGGACTACCTGCTGATGGCAATCCTGTCCTGCTTTTGCCCTATGTGGCCTGTGAACATCGTGGGATTTGTGTACTCTTTGATGGCAAGTACTAAAAACTCTGTGGTTTCTCTCTAGTAAGATAGGGAAATGAATTTTTCAGGATGCAAGTCTAGGGACAATGGGTGAATGTTGATGAACCCTCCGTCACAATCTGATATTAGAACAGCTGTCAGACAAAGAAGCACTTAGCCACAAATAGTATAAGACTGAGATAacggtgctcattttcaaagcacatgcatacagtggtatagtaagtgtaggaggcacccggggcggtggaACGCCCCCTCCCCGTGTCCCCCCCTTGCCCCCGCTCCATCTGtgccccctccactccttcctgctcacCCACTTGCGCTCTCCATTCCCCctcccatacctctaaatctttgccagcacgagtgGCTTTGCCAGTATGCTCCTCGCGCCTGCATTGGATTTccatctgacgtcacttcctggtcctgtgacccagaagtaattCAGAGAAgaaccaggctggcgcaagcaacaggcaggagaagttgcttgtgctagTGAAGATCTACTAAGGTACGGGGCGGGGGGAGGGATAGTGCAAGCGTGGCGAGGccgggcagagaggtgccagtgtcCCCACCAACCTAGTGCCCGGGGAAGTCCATACttcctgcccccccttactattccACTGCATGACATCTCACAACGGCATAAAAATGTTCATCtacaaaaaatgtccaaattctgatTTTAGAATGTCAGAATTTGGGTGTCCTACATGGGATCGTGTTGTGGGTGAGACTAGGGACAAAATTAGAACATCCGGCAGTGATAATTGAATGGGAAGAAATATACAAGTCTTAAAAGAAGGACATTTTTCTTTAGATCTGTTTCAATTACATCCACCGTACAAAAAGATGCTCTCATTTGAGCAACTAAACACTGGGGTGATTAAGGCATGACCGTCACAAATCCCTCAGTGGTtactctctccttctcccctgaaagtgaaactggaaaGGAATACCAGTCTGTATGATAGCATCTGGTATTATGGGCATTCTGAAATAGTAGCAATTCTCAGCAAAATAGCATGCAAATGATATGCACCCTGTGCAGAGAATCACCGGTAAAAAGTGGGACGAACTGTGCCTAGCAATTGCTCATAAGAGCAGTCTCTAATCACggctcctccctcctgtcaaaGCAACCCTCTCTGCTCTAATCAACTGAGCAGCAGGTCTCCccaagtcctgccggctcagatGATTAACCAACAGGGAGAACAGCCGAAAGAAGAGTCCCCCCTCCCACTGAAagccctccttggccgctgctgTCTGGACCCCCCCTCAACACACTGAacaagattggcaggaggaatgtccactccctcctgccgccaccatCGGGGTCCTCTGCCACTGCCCCCGCcactatccctcccccccaccactcccgacaggagcgatgcccactccttcctgccactgtgATTCTCATGCcccaccggcaggagggatgcctgtcaccagtgattcccccccccccgacaacatctcagcaggagggatatccactctctcccaccgctGGTGATCCCATCCCTAACAACCCCCtcccctggcaggaggaatgcccattccttcctgccaccgGTGATTCCCACcccctaccggcaggagggatgcccactccctcctgtctccagtgattcccctcccccctgacaACACctgagcaggagggatacccactttcTTCAACCGCTGGTGATCCCACCCTAACAATACCCTACCccgacaagagggatgcccactgcctccCGTCACCGGGGTTCCCCGCCCCTCGCCCCCCGACACCCCGTACTATTCCTACCTCTTTGTACTACATTTGTATAGCAGAGTCGGAgattgctaggaagctcggaaaaggtTGTCCTGATAATTGGCCAGTGAAATATCAgttggaaccggtttagcgaccagGTTAAGGGCATAGAAAATTTTGAGAATCCTGCCCTCTAGAAACAGACATATACCTTCTGGGACCTAAATATTTTTTACACCTGTAAGCCTGAaatagggcaggattaatttgtcgagggcccctaggcacacaagtacactgggccccctgccccgccccgccccgccccacctcaccatgcgcccaggtggaaacaggaagctgcgtcagagggaagctttgggcaagcagcaccgcttgcaaaattacagttcccgttgcctttcttacccgcgttgcttgcttgtcttactttccatcgatgagGGGGAGccgtgttgctgatcggggggggggggggggccagcatTGCtgatcaagttgagcaagcttcatccaaagcaaggcaaatcataggttgcatacgcaggagtttcgtcagccgtaaacctgaagtcattatgccactgtatagatccatggtgagaccgcacctggagtactgtgtgcaattttggaagccacattaccgcaaggatgtgctgagactggaatcggtccagagaatggccaccaggatggtctcgggactcaaggagctcccatacgaggagtggttagggaagttgcagctctactcactcgaggaacgtagagagaggggagatatgatcgagacattcaagtacctcacaggtcgcatcgaggtggaagaggatatcttctttttcaagggtcccgcggcaacaagggggtatcagtgaaaaatcaggggcgggaaactgcacggtgacactaggaagttcttcttcaccgaaagggtggttgatcgctgaaatagtcttccacttcaggttattgaggccagcagcgtgccagattttaaggccaaatgggacagacatgtgggatctatccgcaaagatagatagggagggacattggagtgggcagacttgatgggccgtggcccttatctgccgtctatttctatgtttctatgtttctatgatgctggagggcccatcaccgtttggaaaaaacaatgttgatgccctccttcatcgggcccccgtgaccatttcgggccctaggcatgtgcctattgggcctattggttaatcctgccctggcctgaAGGCTATTGAGGTGGTGTACAATCAGGAAGAGAAGGTATTTCACTGTTCTTGGAGGGCCAAGCATTTAAAATAAGAGTCATAGGGGTATTTGAACCTGGGTCCTCTGGTTTACAATCTATTGCATtgaccactaggctgcccctctgctctagggttaccagatgtccgggaaaacccggacatgtcctctgtttagatggtggtggatgcctggaatgtgctcccgagagaggtggtggagaggaaaatggtgacagagttcaaaaaagcgtgggatgaacacagaggatctagaatcagaaaataatagtaaatattgaagaaataaggccagtattgggcagacttgcacggtctgtgtctgtatatggccgtttggttgaggatgggctggggagggcttcgggttgggcagactagatggagcattcgggtctttatctgtcgtcatctactatgctactatgactatttgggtgcccagatggatttccaaaacccagcagtttgtccgagttttggaaaGCCTCAAACTCGGGGCCACGTCAGGAGGGCTTCATGCGTTATTGCatcgcatccgcgcatgcttggTGGCCCTCCAGACATGATCCTGAGCTCGGGGAAGAAGAGACGAGGTTCATGTGAGGGTGTGACTGGGAGGCAGAACAGGACAGgggcatgtgtcctctttttttttttaagaaggaaatctggtaaccctactctgctCTGCaaggatatctgtgtggccaatACTGTTAAAAATGCTGCCAGACAGACATCTTTGTCTCTGGATTTTTGCTGTTCATGATGtggacatttcagtttgtaaaatggctattcaatttgggtttttaaaaaaaattattttattaatctttattcattttcaaagctTAATATATCAttaaattctaactcgcatcaaataaccccctcccttatacccaacagttattcataTGCAAAAgagatcataaaatattcccttaccccatcctggacgtgtatgaacaaaagggaaaaaattaatattttttccatgcaataatttcaatctttacagtatcttgttaatggctcccaaataacctgaaatttttttaaaaatttccctgctgcatggcaattatcctttccattttgaatatgtgacacaaagagttccaccaaaagctgtaattcagcctctcccaatttttccagttattcgtaatctgttgtatggcaacccctgtcataatgagtagaagcttattgttattagatGGCTATTCAATTTGGATGTTCTCACATATTTTCGAACAGGAACCCCTAAACTAATTCCTGTTCGAAAATGGCTGTGAGATGGATGTTCTTTTTGTATGTTAAGAGCAGGATATTTCAATTCTGACTTAgacgtcctttctaaaatgcccctccacatgccaAAGAAAAGAATGCTCAGTCACAGTCAGTTCCTTTAAAAGAGATATGCAATGTAGAGGTGCTGTCAAGAGAGCCACGGAGATTGCAGGTagatactgcagagacagagagagTTGATGGAGATATAGAGAATGCTGTGATGGATAAGGGAGGGAAAGCAGAACTCTGGCAATGAAGGAGGGAGGCATTTGCTGCAGTAATTAGAAAGTGCTTACTCTGGAGACTCTGTCTGCTGTTTCAAATGTGTATCAAGCTGTCTAGAGCAGGATGCAAGATCTCCCAGCCACAGTGGTAGCAGGCACTGGTGGAGTGTGATGCGCTGTTTAACAGTAATTAATTCAAGGTAAGGAAACCCTAGGGATAGTTTTGTGCTTCTTCTAGAGACCagtgcagagagaatgataaaagAATCCTAAGGCCAGGGGCTTTATCTGCCTCAAGGGTGAGCACTATGGTCCCTGGGGGGCCACaacctagtcaggttttcaagattccaACAATGAAGAGGCAGGAGATCGATTTGCACGTACTATTTTCattgcattcaaatagatctcgcACATATCACTGTGGCAATCTTGAAAACT
The nucleotide sequence above comes from Geotrypetes seraphini chromosome 5, aGeoSer1.1, whole genome shotgun sequence. Encoded proteins:
- the PRRT2 gene encoding proline-rich transmembrane protein 2 — translated: MAINAGVEFKEEVQDRGPSPLATSEAEGPLETATTSAITIEEESKQQQNGDLILPKSGSTDNIAETSITKSASPKGHATANGGPQSPSLTGSLGHLPAAAHNSPRPSLCRQPSTITAEGHAPEKPKDYLLMAILSCFCPMWPVNIVGFVYSLMSRNSYQQGDVDGAQRLGRVAKLLSIVALVGGVIIIVSIFVINFGFL